From Halapricum desulfuricans, a single genomic window includes:
- the nadC gene encoding carboxylating nicotinate-nucleotide diphosphorylase: MLTDSKIESWLREDLGHHDVTNAVPGVTEGRLLANEAGVVAGLDAARAVFEYLGVDVETPVEPGDWIEAGDVVLRTDGPARETLRGERVAVNVAGHASGIATKTRRAVDAAQAVEDSVRIACTRKTTPGLRGIEKRAVVAGGGDTHRLDLSHMVMVKDNHVAEMGLPGAIEHFRKQASFTTKIEVEVESPDDAPRAAEAGADIVLLDNMDPEMTARAVGLLRDVESDVLADASGGITVDDVPAYAATGVDVISMGSLTHSAATLDLSFRTG; this comes from the coding sequence ATGCTCACCGACAGCAAAATAGAGTCCTGGCTCCGGGAGGATCTGGGCCATCACGACGTGACGAACGCGGTACCGGGCGTGACTGAGGGTCGACTCCTCGCCAACGAAGCCGGCGTCGTCGCGGGACTGGACGCCGCTCGTGCGGTCTTCGAGTACCTCGGCGTCGACGTCGAGACGCCGGTCGAACCCGGCGATTGGATCGAGGCCGGTGATGTCGTCCTCCGGACAGACGGACCTGCTCGCGAGACGCTGCGGGGCGAGCGCGTCGCGGTCAACGTCGCCGGCCACGCCTCGGGTATCGCGACCAAAACGCGCCGGGCAGTCGACGCTGCTCAGGCAGTCGAGGATAGCGTCCGGATCGCCTGCACGCGCAAGACGACGCCCGGCCTTCGGGGGATCGAGAAGCGCGCGGTCGTCGCCGGCGGCGGCGACACCCATCGGCTGGACCTCTCGCATATGGTGATGGTCAAGGACAATCACGTCGCCGAGATGGGGCTCCCGGGCGCGATCGAGCATTTCCGGAAGCAGGCGTCCTTCACAACGAAGATCGAGGTCGAGGTCGAATCCCCGGACGACGCCCCGCGAGCGGCCGAAGCCGGCGCTGACATCGTCCTGCTGGACAATATGGATCCGGAGATGACCGCCCGAGCCGTCGGGTTGCTCCGTGATGTCGAGTCAGACGTGCTCGCGGACGCCTCGGGCGGGATCACCGTCGACGACGTGCCTGCCTACGCCGCGACGGGCGTGGACGTCATCTCGATGGGGTCGCTGACCCACTCGGCGGCGACGCTGGATCTGTCCTTTCGGACGGGCTGA